The following proteins come from a genomic window of Miscanthus floridulus cultivar M001 chromosome 2, ASM1932011v1, whole genome shotgun sequence:
- the LOC136539944 gene encoding uncharacterized protein: MASRCFFPRDMAVDGCRHQQSKPTTAVLEQLHHGGRLLSREDVGGTVRVKIVISKRELKQMVAALDDGAGDAAAAAVTTDRHRRQCATTRGGSSCTAGAVGPGIEQRLPSLRRHSMRRATEAARRMQASGEWEPGLQSIPEEVF; the protein is encoded by the coding sequence ATGGCGTCCAGGTGCTTCTTCCCTAGGGACATGGCCGTCGATGGCTGCCGACACCAGCAGTCGAAGCCTACGACAGCGGTCCTCGAGCAGCTGCACCACGGCGGGCGCCTCCTGTCTAGGGAGGACGTCGGCGGCACGGTGCGCGTCAAGATCGTCATCAGCAAGCGCGAGCTCAAGCAGATGGTCGCGGCGCTCGACGACGGTGCTGGCGAtgcggccgccgccgcggtcaCCACCGATCGCCACCGACGACAGTGCGCGACGACGAGGGGAGGATCATCATGCACGGCAGGAGCGGTAGGGCCGGGCATCGAGCAGAGGCTGCCGTCGCTGCGGCGGCACAGCATGCGGAGGGCCACCGAGGCGGCGCGCCGGATGCAGGCGAGCGGGGAGTGGGAGCCCGGCCTACAGAGCATCCCCGAGGAGGTTTTCTGA